GTAGTCGGCTCCGCATTCATTGCACACAAATGCGGTTTTGGTTTTTTTGGCCAAAGGCTCTCCCCTTGCGGGACTCTTGAATTGAATTAGGTCTACGAGTGGCCGCAGAACGGACCGTACGCCGCCCGGCGGAAGCCGCAGAGTTTACCCTTCCCTGATGGCTAGCCCAATGCCCCTGCCTTCAAGCCGCGCTCATCTCACGCTACTTTTACCTCAAGCACCTCAAGCCAATCCCCAGCGGTGAGCTGCATAGCACTCCCGCGGTGGCATGCCGAGTGCGCAACGATTAGCATTAATACAAAGCACACGTATTGTTGGCTCTATGACACTTCCCGCAGTTTGGCTGCTACGCAGCGATGAAATAGCTCCTGACAGCCCAGAGGCTCTGGAGCTCGCCACCCTGTTATCGGCTGAAGAATACCGACGCCAGTGCAGTTACAGGCACGCGGAGGCTCGACATCAGTTTCTGTTGAGTCGTGGCATGCTGCGCAAGGTACTCGGAAAAATCAGCGGGCAGCCGCCTGCACAGCTGCAGTTCGATCGCCTGCCTAGCGGCAAGCCACTGTTAGTGGATTTTCCGGAACTGCACTTCAGCCTCAGCCACAGCGGCCAGTGGATCGCGCTGGCGGTTTCCTGCGAGGCGCCCATCGGCATTGATATCGAGCAGCCGCGCAAACCGCGGGACTTTTTGCGGATCGCCCGCCACTACTTCCACCCCCAGGAGTGCGCCTTGCTGGAATCGCCGCC
This Microbulbifer sp. Q7 DNA region includes the following protein-coding sequences:
- a CDS encoding 4'-phosphopantetheinyl transferase superfamily protein; translated protein: MTLPAVWLLRSDEIAPDSPEALELATLLSAEEYRRQCSYRHAEARHQFLLSRGMLRKVLGKISGQPPAQLQFDRLPSGKPLLVDFPELHFSLSHSGQWIALAVSCEAPIGIDIEQPRKPRDFLRIARHYFHPQECALLESPPLELMPMHFYRLWTMKEAFFKARGTGISEGLGRINLAGYHLGEGVSFDETLADRDAPWQFYYAMHPLPDTTQLHMALAGTDPALEELQQAGIHRGFD